In one Nitrososphaerota archaeon genomic region, the following are encoded:
- the cyoE gene encoding heme o synthase, which translates to GSAVVAARTLPPLVTLFGVLVGGTLASAGALTLNSYLEQEIDSKMKRTRNRPLPAKRILPSSHALFLGFGLLIFGVGVAVLTLNLVATFFIALGAFVYVPIYTIWLKPRTTWNIVLGGFAGSCAALAGWYAVTSAYPLVAWILAALVFVWTPSHFWSLAVITEQDYSAVGIPMLPSVLGPAASSKYIVANTLLLIPVSLLFGVYLDGVGLVVYLGVAVVFDALLLWTNLKLLGSPTKDNAWLAFKFTSPYLAVIFLAAMAATLV; encoded by the coding sequence TGGGTTCGGCCGTGGTGGCAGCCAGGACGCTCCCACCGCTCGTTACTCTCTTCGGGGTGCTCGTCGGGGGTACCCTCGCCTCGGCCGGGGCGCTCACGCTCAACAGCTACTTGGAACAAGAGATCGACTCGAAGATGAAAAGGACCAGGAACAGGCCCCTCCCTGCCAAGCGCATACTCCCGAGTTCCCACGCGCTCTTCCTCGGGTTCGGCCTCCTCATCTTCGGAGTGGGAGTGGCCGTCCTTACGCTCAACCTGGTCGCCACCTTCTTCATCGCACTGGGGGCCTTCGTCTACGTCCCCATCTACACGATCTGGCTCAAGCCCCGAACCACCTGGAACATCGTATTGGGTGGGTTCGCAGGGAGCTGCGCGGCCCTGGCAGGCTGGTACGCGGTGACGTCTGCCTACCCCCTCGTCGCCTGGATCCTGGCTGCCTTGGTCTTCGTCTGGACCCCGAGCCACTTCTGGAGCCTCGCGGTCATCACTGAGCAGGACTACTCGGCCGTGGGCATCCCAATGCTCCCCTCGGTCCTGGGGCCTGCCGCCTCTTCCAAGTACATCGTTGCCAACACGCTCCTCCTGATTCCAGTCAGCCTGCTCTTCGGGGTCTACCTTGATGGCGTCGGGCTTGTCGTTTACCTCGGGGTTGCAGTCGTTTTCGACGCCCTGCTCCTCTGGACGAACCTGAAGCTCCTCGGCTCTCCTACCAAGGACAACGCCTGGCTCGCGTTCAAGTTCACCAGCCCGTACCTGGCAGTGATCTTTCTGGCCGCGATGGCAGCCACCTTGGTCTAG